GGCATAGAGACCTACAATGCCGCCTCCAATGCCATCAACCGCTTTGTGCTCAACGGGGGCAATCTGTTCATTAACGTGACCGAAATCAAGGACACCAGTTTCTTCTGGTTCCCGCTGAGCTCCACCAGCGCCATTAACCCCACCGGCCGGCTCCTGCCGGGCAAGGTTCTGAACTCAGCCCTTTCGCCCAGCCTGAACCTGGAGATATCAGCCCTCATCGCCGTTCGCATCCGCAGCTTCGAAAGCCTCGCCGCCGGAATCGATCCCGTGGACGGCCCGACCTTTGAGGTGCTTTACCGCCTGGAGCCCCCGCAGGACGGCGATCTCTGGACTGGAGAGCCGGTGGTGGCGGGAGAGTATGATCACCGCGCGCCCCTCACCCCGGAGGCGGGCAAAGTCATCTTCTTTTCCGTGCCCTTTCACAGCGGCGGAATTCCCTTGCTGGAAGGAAACGGTTCAGGGGGTAAATTCATTTCGTGGGCGTTTCGAAACAGGTTCCTGCAATGAAGCAGTGCACACTGCTGATCTTGCTCTCGGTTGCATGCTTGGCGGGGCAGCAGCGAACGTTGCTCAGGGGGCGCATCGTCGACAGCCAGACGGGCGAACAGCTGGTGGGTGTGAACGTGCTGGTCAAAGGAACCTACGCCGGTGCCTCCAGCGGCCTGGATGGCAGCTATATCATTGAGGGTCTGTCCCCGGGGAGCTATGACCTGGAGGTCTCTTACATGGGCTACAA
This genomic stretch from Candidatus Neomarinimicrobiota bacterium harbors:
- a CDS encoding carboxypeptidase-like regulatory domain-containing protein, which encodes MKQCTLLILLSVACLAGQQRTLLRGRIVDSQTGEQLVGVNVLVKGTYAGASSGLDGSYIIEGLSPGSYDLEVSYMGYKLIQRNGVSLTPGVAVEENFEMETTVLAFGQDVVVIG